ACTACACTGGCTGTTTCCGCAGGACAGAGTTGCTTGGGAGAAAATAGATCACTTTACAACGCACAGTGTGAAGGGTCTAACTGCAGAATGCCCACAATGCCAATCACAAAACGTCATTTGAGCCAGATAACCCtcacacaaccctaatcttaaccatagtgtaagtGACTGACGTTGAGAGCGTTTCAtgatgttggggcattacatgactCACCTCATAGGTACTGTAGCGTGCAATTATGCTCTGTTGGGGGCGCACAGTGTAACCAATATGTTAAAAGCATCACATGAGTAGGGCACAAGCGGGCTTAAGTCCACATCAGCTGAAGCAATAGGTCAGCACAGAATTTGGAAACGACAATTCAAAGTGAGGAAGAAGAGCTTTTGTTTCAGGGAAAAATGTATATTACGCCTGCTTAATTTGTGATGAAAATGGAATGAACAAGACTAAAATGACTTCAGTGCTGAGATTACAAAGAGCTCTAGTatggaattacatttttttattttactggaaCTCACTGCACATCAATATAAAGCGTGGGTGCAACAACCTGGCagtgaatttttgttttgtatttataatgcTTTTCGGTTTAAAACTTGTTACACATTTATCacccattttattatatttatcatttatttattcgtTCACAAAGTGCAAATGtgaatgtttatttgtattgttttatgaAATGACTCTATATGGCACAATAATATACACAATGAATGCCTTAGCTTTGCACCAATTGCACTCTGTGTCACTGTCCCTTGGTCCCTTTTAGTACATTGCTTAGGTGTTTCAGTTAAACTCTTTTCAAGTTGTGGACCCCAGGGTATGacaatatgtttaaaatgcatttgaagatattttaaaatatctttatgtGCATTGAGAGATATTTGAAATGCTAATAGCTATTTCAAAATGACTTCCTGTAAAATGCCTCTGTCTTCTGTGGtgctttcatgttattttaaGAAATCGTCAAATGTATCTCAGATATATTTATATTGAGTCACACTTCAGATATCCAAAATACGTTTTTAAATATCTTATATTCATTTCCTGATATCTTTAAATGGGCTTCTCCTGCATTTGAGATACAAATCTGAACGGTTAGAAAATAGCcaaatgaatatttttgtaaGGCATGACATTTAAGATCATTTTGAGATACACCATATAACGTTCTCAAGCCCATTTAATATGATTCAGGATTTTCGAGGCTCCAGGCCAGGATACAGTCAGCACCCCACAGGGCCCATCCACACTCTTGTGGAATTAATTTGTAATCATCTCTTCACCCAACCACTACATCTTCAGACACATGGCcaaaaaaaacctgtgcagacACCAAAAGGACAAACAGATTTCCATGCAGACAATCATCAGGTAAAAGGTATCTCAAATTTGAATTCTAAATAATCAATATTCAACAAAATGGAATCAAAGTATTCACATGccctttactttttcacattttgctttgttaCAACCTTTtgctaaaatcacttaaattaTTTTCACCTCATCAAGCctcaatacctcagaatgactaaacacaaacaagactttagaaatgtatgcaaatgtattaaaaataaaaacaaaactgaaataagaCACAAGTATTCTAACACTTTATTCAGCGCTTGACTGAAGCCCTTCTGGCAGAGACTCCAGCCTGGAGCCTTTTTAGGTCTGACGGCATGCTTCAGACACACGGATTTGGGGACTTTTGCCAGTTTTCTCTGGAGATCGTTTTGCGCTCCGTCAGATTGGTTGTGCCTTCcttcttggtcatttatttattaacatggatctttctttcattctccgtttatatatatatatatatatatatacacacacacacacacacacacacaaataatagtaggattacataaaaagtaaaccCCTCCAATACACTGTAAAAGATTGAGTGCACCTTGTGGTGAAATGGCACCAAGGCTGTGGCCTGTCTTGTCCCCACTGCTGCCATGAAAGCCTTCAGCCATCTCAGCCCTGAAATGGACTAAATGAGATGACAGGTGAAGGGACACCTGGAGACAAGTAGAAGCAGCAAACACCACAGCACATCACTTTATTCAAGTCAGACACCTGCAATGGTTTTTATGGACAACTGAATCAGAGCAGCAGCTCCTTTATGTACAGAATTAAGGAACGAGAAATGCACACTTTATACTGGAGTAATTCATGGATCAGAAAACTTTGCATGAAGACCAGTACATTTACTAAATGTACATGTATGTATGCACCAATACGgtgaaatatttaaacaaaaattgatTGACAGATTGAAATACTGTAATTACTATGCTTATATACAGTTCTATAATACAAACATCCAagactaagaaaaaataaaatgcattacattcaaACACAACTCATTTTGCCATAAAACAGTATGTGCAAGGTAATACCTGGTTTTGAAAGCcaacatatttaaaaacataaaaaaacatcaaaacacgTTGATTACAACAAATATGACCAAAACCTCAGCATGTTGCAAAACAAGTAATGAACTACTAAATATACAGATTAAACAATGCGTGCGTTACGCCCCAACctccacctgatcaaagtactgtGCAGCTGCCTGTGATGGTGGAATGCATGCGGATGTTCCAACTGTCGATGGGAGCGCCTGCGTCAAACCTTGGAGAACAAAGCTTACAAACAATAAGGAGCAACTTAAGCACATTTATGATTGGGCTGCTGATCTCTTGACTTTGGAACCTTTGCAGATTTCAGCTCTTAGATTGTGCCAGctgggtatttttattttttctgttctacATGGCAATCTGTCCATAGCATCAGACTTATTGTTTTAATCACAAGACACCTATAACCAGCAATAACCAAGGATTCCACTTCCTCTATTCTTTAAATATCTAGGTTATTCAAAAGcatattgatttattcttatttacagtatttggtATTTCATTTATCCACTCATTCAGTCAATCATGTACTAAGTTATTtctcatttcttgttttttcttgcaAGTATTTCTTTATCATCTTATGAAGGATTTTGAGCTACACGCCTTgcataaaaacaaatgtgttcataataatgatttgTCTTTGAACAGAATTACTGCATATacggacttttttttttttcataataataatacactgcaTCGATTTCAGAGATATACTAATTAGAAAATTTAAGACCTATTGTCTAAGAGGGACTTTCTTAAAAATGAGAATTTAGTCATCAGGCTAACACAAGCTAAAGAAGCGCACAATGTAAGCATCCCGATTACCACACACTCTTTTATTAGGTGGGCTTGGAAATTCTTAAGTTGACTGGCTTCATGAGGGGGGTACCCAGGCTTTACAAGTACCACCTTTAAAAACTTCCACAAGTTCCAGTATAATCTGGGAGACATACCAAGCTAACAATACAAGGGCTCGCCAAGAAAGGTAAGATCTTGGATGTGCACAAAACAGAATGTTTAAACCACTGAACAGAGGCAGCCAGACTAAACAGTGACTGGACACTACTTAAAAATAATGATGGCTGACATTAAAGTGCAAACCTatgtaatgtttcattttcatGTACTTAATGTAAGTGAAATTGAGTTTAGATAACAGTTGCATTAAAATGTTGACTTTACATAGTAGCAGCAgctatcaaaattaaaaataacacacaaatcATGCCGCTACAATGTTGACTGCCTTGTGACGTCCTCCTGAAGAAGCGATGGCATTCAATCATTTTCATCTTCTCTGTAACCCACCACAAGGTGCTGAGCAAAAGCCCTGCATTGAACCTTCTTCTCCTATTAACTGAAGAAGTATCAGCTTTACAAAAAGCACTTTATCCctacataaaattaattttgggaTAACGTAATAATCATAAAAGCATCTGTACAATCACTGTGGTGTCACAGTCAgggataaaacataaaaaatgatgtACTTTGTTTTGCTGTGTTACCAGCTAGTACTTTACAATACTCATAACAATCCatttaattgttaatattttactacAGTAATCATGGTATATTTCAACTTGCAAACTGTACAGAGTTTGCAGTCTATGCTGCGTTTCTGTATTTTGCCACTTACTTTATTGATTTATcaatttttgtaaatgtgtacaGCTTTCCGAATTTGTAAATGTAAGTGTACTATatataaattaaactaaaatgagaGATAGAGAAGCGATTACCTGCAATGACCACTGTTCACTCCCTTTCAAGGAATGCTACTTTTTAAAGAGCGCTGTCAGGAGGTTCAGTCAGTGTCTTTGCCATTAAATTCCTTTTAGGCTCAAACTAATACACATATCTAACATATCTAAGCAATTACAGTtttcaaacaaatgttttaacAGCAGCTGAAATTACTTAACTAGAAGTCTAGTTACAAAGATACAGCAGTATTATTTTCAATATAATGAGGACAAACATAACTGCTCATATTATTCAGTGCTTATTCAAAAATTGCATACAGCCATGTAAACAATACTAAAGATACCATTCAAGCATTTAATGCCCAAAAATATGTAgctaaataaaaagtgaaacaaacTAAAGAGTTAACGACATCCAACAAATGGTCCTATTAGTTAAGGTATGAAAATAAAATCGTAATTCTCAAACACAGTTATTTACGAACAGTAAAATCCTCAAAAACCAGCTTCTGAATATCCTTCTCATTGCTGAACTCTGCTTTATCAATGCGTGACTTGGGGCTGCCTTTGTTCTTTAACCATGCCTTCATTGCCTGGATCTTGCTGTTAGGCCCTTGCAGTTGCCCTCTTACAGTCCCCTGCTCTGTATTCTGAACCCAGCCAACCAAGCCAAGCTTTTTCCCTTCAGCCTGAAAAAAGAAGTCAAACCATGAGCAAACtaaagagagaaaataaataattacaacaaaaaaagtaagaaaatgctTACATGTAGAATTTAGCCAGGTTAAAACTataagcattttcattttattataagaacaaaacaaaaagaatgttAGCATGACAGTTAAGACTGAAACACATACCCATAATACAGGAAATAGTTGCTGTTCACATATTGTATTTTCCCTGATCAGACCTCTCACAATACTCAAAAACACTGGTCGGTCGCAACCTCTTGCAAGGTGTTCTGCAATGGAATTCACCacaaatcctttttaaaaacactGTTGCATTACAGCTAGCGGCCATTGTTTCCACATAATTGACGGAGCCACAGAGGTAGACACAACTATTTAAAGAGAGTAAATAGGTACATTTTGATCATGTCTATTGGCAATTCTGAGCTAAACAAATACTGTAACAGGTATTTAATCCACTATAAATGTAGTATGGTAGTTGGCATCGGACATGCCAGCTTGAGGGATAACAAATTTTACGAGTGGCCAAGGCCTAACAATGTCATTGATATACCGATTCACAGTGACACTCGTGTCTTTGATACAAGAATGTGTGTATCTCCCGTCTGGAAGCATTTTAATGCAATAAATCCAAATGCCTTAAGTCTGTAATTTGATAAAGATCTCTAGTGGAATAAACAactaaacaaaatttttaaaaaatcatcagAATCATTTCCTGACATTTTAGACAATAGACATTTTCTTAGCCATCAGACACATGTTGTGTTTGTGCTGGTAAGATGAACGTCCACTTTGCCAATTATAATGACAAATTTGGGAGGTTCTGATCAAGTTTTTTAGTACCAGCATTAATCTCGGATTTGATGTTACTAAATTGTCTGATTCTGatccttttatttttacactaagCTCTGACATACTTGGCCATGTACAAAacttatgttctatattaaagtggtatttttataattaaactgcagACAATCACAGATGttacctatttatttttttattaataactaggGAACTTCGCTTGCTCGCCCCCTCTAAGGGGCACGCTACACggcagccacttcacgtctctgccattcgtgttgtgaagggggagcTGAACATACACTGAGGAGAtgcggatggatcagctgctggcttgcggctcctgctgccgagctgcgtgttctgcttgtcacgctgcacgtcgatcatttaaaagcctgtacagcagctgtccttttgtctcacgggacgttaaagtgtcttccgagaagatcacgtgtcgacccaagatttttttattataatacagagagaaataaaattgtgtgggcttattgttcagtgatcataaaaaaaatgctaaaataaataaaatccccatgaaacatatttttaaactaacaaaacatgtacacaaatatttttctataaaacgAATGccataagaaaatcaaaattctTGTCATAATTACAAGTCAACAAGATACAAGGCTAAACAAGCTGACCAAGCTTGACCCATAAACCGGACACATTTGGCTCTTAAGCTATGAAGTCTGTTTACCATGCACTGAGggcaaattcttctttatctatTCTTTTCTGATTAAAAATGTGAGCTGCCGTACTTAACTCAGTATCGTTCACTGTCCATACTCCGTGTAGTAaggaatattaattttaattacaagacaaaatgaaagggtctgaagTCATTCTCCTTAATTTCTGCTAAGGACGTACCACTCTTTCTTACACTCCACTGCTTCTTTCCATACACAGAATGACTCCTCAGATTTCCCCTTTTACAGATACGCCACTTTCTTCAATGCAAAAGCCAATATTCCAGCCTTCACTTTCTCTAAAAAGTCTGTTGGCTCTCTGTTTACCAGTAGATCAGCAACAAAATGGCATGTGCAATTCCTCAGGTACCATAACACCTTGAGTACAAGAGCTACTTCTTTTATTAACATTGGATATACAACTATGGTAGTATGCTGAATACCTGAGTATATTTGCGGAAAAACACTCCCTGTACTCTTCCAAAAACTTCATAGTCAACTGTGGTAAGCTTTTCGTTGTTGGCCATGGTctgaaaaagcaagaaaaaaaacaatgcattattaaaattaacataCTAAAACAGACTCACATTTGTAATTAACTGAGTTTCCGTTAAAAACTTAAATGAACACAAAAGGTTTATGGACCAACAAATATCCAAAACAGAGTTAGCAAATACACAGTGCCAAGGAAAAAGTATTTACCACCTGTCTAATTTCCTTCATTACTGAatagttattcatttttttacagtgacCATGGGGGTAACTAAACTTTAAACTGTATTAACTACAGTCAGCATATGCCCATGTCATTCAGGAGTCTCAAACATAGCTCTGGTGAAATTTAAGCCAACTCATCCTTGAAGAACTACTTAAAAttagcaaaatttaaaaataataataataataatgaattacatCTATACAGAACTTTTCTAATCTATTGAAAGCACTTTGTATTGACAGAGGGAACCTACTTCAACAAGAACCAATGTGAagaatccacctggatgatgcaatgccAGACATTTTGGTGCCAATACGCTCACCATATATTAGCTACTAGCTGGTGAATGCGTGAGAGAGATatttagccaattagagacttGGAAGGATCAGGGAGCTAGAATAACCAGCCAATAGTGAGTAATTTAGCAGGATACCAGGAAATACCCTAGTCTTTTCTAAAGGTACCCAGAAATCTTACAtgaccagagagagtcaggaccCAACTTTTAAGTGTCATCTGAATGAAAGTGCCATgtttacaacacagtgtccctgtcactgcactgtggCATTGGGATCCAATTCAAGTTCTGGCCGAGTACAAACATGCTTTGCTTCAGTGGTATGGTTGCTGGCATTTGTGGGGGTTATGAAAATGAACAGCTAGCTTAAGACCCTGAAACATCATATCAGTCAGATTTACATCTGCATTTGAATGTGTCCATTCGAAAATTATAAATGTAACTATAGATTTAGTAATGTGTTTCAGATCACTGTCTTCCTGCATGACCCAGAGGGACTTAAGTTTCACCATATGGACACCAAACATTCTCCTGAAAACTCTTATGatacagatttctttttttttttttttttaagatcacaGGTGTTCCAGGTCTACCCTCCCCATCCACAGCCATGACACCACCAAGCCTGACAGTTCATAACAGGTTCATACTGTGGGATGCAGTGTTTCTGTAGGCtaaaagtggctcagattgttcAGAGCATTACATTTTTGACACTTCTACCATATTGTCATCAAACCTGCACTGTAGATTGGTAAAGAACTTCCAGTTTGAGAAAAGAAAGCCTCAAACACCATAAAAAGGGGTAGGCCTGAAAAGTTCAAAGTGCAATATGGGTTTGATGTCCTGCAGCAAATCCAGTAAAACAATGCCTTGAAGTTTTGTTACCATGCTGAAAAAgcagagctttaaatgttctctTATCAGGACTCAGTTGTTACAttattctgtgtggagtttgcaggctCTTCCATTGTCCATACAGGTCTTTTTCCCTCAGGATCTTTGCATTTTCAACCAAATGCTAAAGACTAGTGTGAGAAGTTTATTGGTAACTATAAACTGGCACAGTTCACGTTCAGTACTCCTGAACTGAGTAAACTGAACTAACTCACGCTGGTTTGAGAATGTGATGTCATACAACTAGGTATAATATAACTTTTTTTCACTACTCTCACAAAATAATGATCACCACAATGTTTACATTACAACTAAACAGTCGCAATACAGACACAACCAAGCAACCACTTAACTCTGAGCTCTGATGGTTTCTGGACTGCCTTTTATGAAGTCTCATCTTACATTGCACGAAAACAGGAGTAGGTTCATTTCTAACCTTGTGGCTTTGTCTCCCTTCTTCTCTCGTCTCCTATTAGGTGCACAATTTAATAACGGCGAACACAATGTGCTCATTAGATATGACAGCCGGAAAAAACTCGATGGCAATGGACTACTTTTTTTTCAATCTTAACTACTTACGTTAAGCAGAAGGGTCACATAACGTAGTGATGAACGTTTCCGCTTTCGTGAAATTTATAGTAAATGAGTGTTAAGAGTATTTTCACCATAATACTTACCAGCTTTGTAAAGTGATTAAAATTTAACGAATACTCGTTATATTCAGCAATATGCCTCCATAAACCTGCTCTTCTTTATCAGTCACAGTGCACGCACGAACCGGCTCATCCGGGGTATTTCCCCAAAGAGCCTTTCGCGTCCTATTAACCAATAAAGACCAAACGCAGCGGTAAGAACGTAAGGACTGGCAGCAGAGAAACGAACCCTAGGAAAGATTGTGCTTTATAACTGAATTTGATTGGCCAGTCTTTAGAAAGCCGACCAATCGTCTTGCAAGTATTTCACAGAATAACGCCTTTTTCTCACCACGTTTCTTAGCAACGCTCGTAAACAATATCTCCCGAAGCGAATTCGGGCggaaaataagaatcaaaaaggaaaaaaaggatacCTTGAATTTAGATGATTGTAATAAAGCTAGAAATTGGTTTTCTTCTCATCTGACCAGTGCACAATTAGACACAAAGAAATGAGAGTGTTAAATTAGTTTTACGTTGTTTATTACCTGAACCAAACTGGTTATCCTACCGTATCTGCACAAGTGTGCTCTATTTTGAGAGCTATCAAATTTCTGGACCAAGAAACAACAAGACTATTGCATCGACGTTTTATTTTAAAGGAAGATTGGGTGAGTAACTAAATAATGAGTGCATGCAGAGGATTTCTTGTGAATGCTTGTGTTCAGTTCTGTTCGTGCGGTGACTGGGGTACTGAAATGAAAGCAGGCGGAAAAAAACGTTCTAGCTGAGCCACTTTGAGTGCA
The nucleotide sequence above comes from Polypterus senegalus isolate Bchr_013 chromosome 18, ASM1683550v1, whole genome shotgun sequence. Encoded proteins:
- the acyp1 gene encoding acylphosphatase-1; this translates as MANNEKLTTVDYEVFGRVQGVFFRKYTQAEGKKLGLVGWVQNTEQGTVRGQLQGPNSKIQAMKAWLKNKGSPKSRIDKAEFSNEKDIQKLVFEDFTVRK